CCAAGCAATTTTGGCaaaaggtgatagaagaagCTTCTTGAGTAATTTAATTCTTGAGTAGCCAAACCACTTGTAAGTAGTGACTTCTTGAATATATTAACTTACACTACTGGAAAAAAGTCTGCTTTTATGTACCAAGGAAGTGAAGTAACAAAGACAATGAAAACCAACCAAAATTATTTATCAGACTTCATAAAATCAGCTTTAAAAGTTAGCTGTCAACAACCAGCTAATTGCATGTGTGAACACATAGGAGCATGTGCATCTTGTATTATATACATAAAACGTTTCCTGTTTAAAAAGAAGTTATTCCATGAGCTTTGCCTGTCCTGACTCTGCAAAGCCATCCCTGaaagagcagtgctgctgagctgagccctggtGTAAGCAGTGGTCAATCTGTTCCCCTCCAAGGAGAGCTGTGATGTGTAACATGGTGCCCTGTGACTGCCATAGTGTACCAGCATGTGGTTCTGGTTTTGCACATCTGTCACACCATTGATGTTAAAAGCTTACAAGGATGTGAGTGAGGATTCACAGTGATGAGCCAGCCAGCTTCAGCCTCATTAGGTATAAATTTATCCTGTGTCAGTGAAAGGTGCTTTTGTCTTTTAGCAAGTGAAACAAAGCTATACACCTGGTTTCTCTATTTGTTTTTACCTAATTAGACACTGGGAAgggagcagtgtgtgtgtgtgttggttttttatttctcagtccAAAAATgatggagtttttttttttgtttgtttgggggtttttttgttgttttttttttttgagggaggAAAACTGCAAAGGTCAGCCTCCACTGTTCCTGTAAATGGCTTCATTCTTGGCCACATGCTCTCATttaatgttggggtttttttctgctggttaAAGGATTTACATCTTGTGGCTCTAAAGGTGCCACCATAACAAGCCCCTTGTACCTGTTGTTTGGGTTTCTCACTGTTCAGCCCTGTTGTTAGGTAGGTGTGAGGCACCTCAGATTGTGGGCCACATGTTCCTTGAATTTTGGGGACAGTATATCTGATGGTATATTCTGTTAGAACTTCAGTGATAGACTCTGGTCACCAGAGTAATGGTTACCAGAACTAATGGCATCCTCTGGAACAGAGCTTCAGTGGCCTCAGTATTTCAATCCAGTTAACTTGTATTTCCTAACTTGAAGGGTGGGCACAGTCAGACTCAGTTGAAGATTTGGAATTGCTCTGGAAGTTGCTGCAGCCACATGTTTCACCTggaatgaattaaaaaaagaaaaagaagaaagcttaTGGTGAGGTTATTGTTTTACCCATTTTAGGATAGGAACTTTCTAGGAGGTCAGTAATAAATTGAAGGAGGTTAAATTTAGACCCTGGAATAATTTCACCCCAAGTCAGGAGGTTTCTGTCCTTTTGCAGTGAAACATTGCAGTGATGGTGTTGATTTTGCTCATGGATTTGCTTTTATCTCTTAGGTGAAAAGTTCATGAGATTTGGCTATCCAGATATCCCCTTTGATATGAACCTAAGCTATGACAAGGAGGCTGAGCTGATGCAGTCTCACATGATGGACCAAGCCATCACCAATGCAATCACCTACCTTGGAGCTGAGGCACTTCACCCCCTGATGCAGCACACACCGAGCACAATCGCAGAGGTGGCCCCGGTCATCAGCTCAGCTTACGCTCAGGTCTATCATCCCAGCAGGATAGAGAGGCCCATCAGCAGGGAAACGGCCGACAGCCACGAGAACAACATGGATGGCCCCATCTCCCTCATCAGACCAAAGAGTCGAATCCAGGATAGAGAGGGCTCCCCCAGCAATAGCTGCCTGGATTCTACTGACTCAGACAGCAGCCACGACGACCGCCAGTCCTACCCAGGAAACGCTGCCTTAACCCCCAAGATCAAGCCAAACCCGGCTTATGTGAAGGAGGAGGCCAAGCCTTTGGATGTCACAAAAGCTTCTAAGGGCTCTTTAAAGGATATGTACAAGGTGATCAACGGAGAAGGGGAGCAGATTAGGGCTTTCAAGTGCGAGCACTGTCGCGTCCTCTTCCTGGACCATGTCATGTACACCATCCACATGGGCTGCCACGGCTACCGGGACCCGCTGGAGTGCAACATCTGTGGCTACCGGAGCCAGGACCGCTACGAGTTCTCGTCACACATAGTCCGGGGGGAGCACACATTCCGCTAGGCCTTCTCATCCAAAGGGGACTCCTATGAAGTACAAGAACTGCACATGAAGAAATACTGCACTTACAATCCCACTTTTCCTCAGACATTGAGACGcctattttgttgttgttgctgttgttgttgttgttgctgttgtttaattattattattaacctTATTTTTTGTGGACCCAACCTCATTTGCTCTGCCCAGCTTAAGAatggagagaaggaagggaatGGATAAAGCAGGGGTTTGTTGTGGCAATCAGTTTTTGGGGAGTGAGCCGCCTTGCTTGCTGTGGGAGTTGGAAGGCAGTCCGTGTGTGTCTCAGTCAGTTGTACACCGTGTCCTCTTTTGGGATGTCGCTCAACCATGCCAGGTGCTTTCAAGTCCCAACAAGATGCCACTCATTTGGAATTTCAGAGGAATAGGTAGAAACATTTCAGAGGAGAGCCTTTTTCTAATGTGAAGATACGGTGGCTGGAGGAAAGGGGGGGAACTTTGTTCTGCAGAAtgaacaattatttttaaagcaaaactgGTAGGGAGTTAGGAGCATGAATCAAAGTCAATATTCCTCTCAAAATTACTTTCAAGGGTGAGCTGTTTTCCTGGGTTCAGTGTGTATTGCCCCTCTAGAatgtaaataaatgaaaaaaagaaaaaaaagaaatgtatgtCTTAACACTGTACCACCTTATGGCAGTTTAGTTTCATAAGTCTGAGGGCCTTCTGTGGTAAGTTTGAggctttgtgtttttatttttccttaactTATGAAGCACCTTTTTTTAGAACTGTTGATATTCTGTTACTCCATGCCTGTGTGTTGTCTCACTGGCTTCTTAGAGACCCTTGGGAGCCTTATTTCTTTAGTTGCACCCTAAGTTTTAAGAAAGAACATTTAGAAATAACATTTAAACTTGCTTCTAGGGCAGTAAGTGGCCTAGGAGTGGGTGAGAGTCTGTAGTTTACTCAAGAGgttctgctgctcttcagaaATACTTTTGGGTTAAAATTATGGatttaaaaatggcaaaaggTACTAGTAGCTAAAGAACACTAAAAGTGTTCTTTAAATATAGGTATAAATAGATACATAATGATGTAAATACTTTCTcattctactatcacagtgtTAACCTCTTGGCAACAGCCTAAACTAAGActtgcagctgggagagcattAGGAGCCAGATCCTTGGCCAGCATTAATCCTCTTGGCTCCATTGAATTTAATGCAACTGCCCCAACTATTTCAGCCACATCAGGATCCCAACCTTGACTGTTCTTTCTCTTCTTGACTTCTTACTTCCTAATTTGCTGAACCACTGACTTCCTTTTGTTTGTACATCATCAGTCCTGCTGGATTTAGGGGTGAAAGTATTAGCAGGTTTTGCTGGATAGGCTTTGCTCCTGGTGAGCACAGAAGCCCAGCAAACCAACAGGTCCCAAATGATCTTCCCTGCTTCTTCAGAAAGGGATAAGTGGAGATGTAGGTGCTGTGTATTGATTTGGACTTAAagatctcattttttttccataatttaataatttcccTGTAGAGAAAGCCAATGGAGAAGCACACTCCAGAGAGAGTCCTTGAGCTACAGACTGGACAAGAAAACAAGTCCACTgatctgttttgtttcctttctttctctctcagtAAATAACAAAGCCAGCAACCACCCGGCAAGTTGCATCAGTAAAAACTGGGCTTAAACCTACAGGACAGATTGCCATTGAAACCCAACTGTTTGTACCAATCACAATTGAAATGTTGTTGTTTGGCAACAAGAGCACAGCTTGAGAATGGAAAGATCTGGATGGGTTTAACCCCCTCCGCACACACGGTCTCCATGCGCCTGGGGAGACCTTTTCCAAAGGATAAAGTTACTAAAGTATAAAAGAGAGAGCAAGATCAGGCCAGAATGAATTCCCATCTGCTCCCTCCAATCTGTGCACTTGATGCATATGCCAGTTTGCTGTTCGTTTTGAGggtactgggtttttttttcttcttctcttccctaGACCTGGAGCATTTGAAAGTAGGAGCTGAAAGGTATTGATTGAAATCTTTTTATGGTGACATTCTTGGCAGCTAGAACCTGTGTTTAGAAAGAATACAGTAGATCATGGCCAGATTACCTGATGACTGCTTCCCAGCACTGCAATGCTATTAAGTAGGAGCTGGTAAAGTCTTGCAGTAGCCTATTAATTATAATACAATATGGAGAGAAATGTCATCTTGTGTAATGTGAGACCTATCAAGGCTGGGAATATGCAGGCTTTGGAGAGACAGATTTAAAGATCTATTCCCAACATTGTTCTTAATGTCGTTGggttcctccccctccttctttcTTCACCCTAATGTAGAGGCAACTGGGGCAAATGAACCAGTGCCATCCTCTGAACCATTCTCATTGTCTTGTGCCTGGTGCAGCCAAAGAGTTTGTGCAGGAGAAAAGCAGGGAGATGCTGGAGGGCATCACTTTTATTCTGTGTGCCTGATTCTCTGCAGTGAGGGAGGTGGGCTTAGGAGGCAGCTGGCCATGCTTCGTGTCAGGGTgtgcctggagaaaagaaaaaagtggtgGTGATTTGCTGAGGCAGGGAAGGTCATTTAAGAACAAGGTGGAAGGGGAAAGGTTCTTGGGCCTTGAGGGTTGCTGGGCTTTCTTGGACCTCCAGAAAAACACGTGCCCAAGCTGGAGAGAAAGGTTGCCGGCAAATCCTTTCAGTCTCCGGGGGAACACTCCGTTCTCCCCTCTGTGGTCAGAGAAAGAACATTGGGCTGTGGTTTCTTGGAATAGCTAGCACTAGGgaagaaatgtttaaaatgtctGCCTTTGTTTGGGAAAGCACCAGAATACGGGAAAGGTCGAGAATCTCTTGTGTATGCACAGATCAGTTGGCTGCAATTCCATCTGCAGCTCCTTGGTGTGCCCTTGGCTCACTGATGACTCACTGCTACCTCCAGCAAGGTGTGCTCTGTGAGTGTTTGAAGGACCACATGGGAGGCCCACTGATTTTGGACCTGGCTTCAGTTAAGTGCAGCTTCTTGATCTAATGGTAGCAGGTGAGGTCTGTATGTCCTGGTGTCACAGGCACTGAGGGATAATCGTAGAGAAACTACATTTTTTGGAGAGGAAGAAACTTGAGGGGTCACCTTGGTTTTTTATTATCCATGTCCTTTTGTAAACATTCACTGGAGACTTTTATCCCAGAgttaggaaaagaagaaagattaaATTCTAGTTCAAATTTTGAACAAGATTTTGAATTAATATGTACTTTAGAGTTCAATTCCTACTgaaaattattggagagcttTATGTAATGCAGTTTGTTCCTTCACAGAAGTGAGCAAAATGGGGCAGCAGAGATTtctttgggtgttttttcttgcttgctCTCTGCAAGAATTGGATTTCTAAGAAAAGCTCTTGAGTTTCATCAAGTTCATTAGTCATTCATAGTATACTAGGAATTTCAGTAGCTAATCCTTGGCCTCTAAATCCGTTTGTTCTGAGTATTTGGTGCTGGAAATCAAATCTGGCTGATTTTTATTGGACTCTTTTGAAATTCTTGGAATTGGGTTTCCGGTTAGAAACATACATTTGCAAATTTAGAGTTGACTTCCTGTGAGCATTCcccattttcattaaaaaaaaaaataaaatctgggcACTTCTCTGCCAGTAAacccttttgcttcttttacATCAAAAATGGCAATATTCTGACTCAGTTCAGAGGATTACAAACCTATTAATTTAAAGAGAAGTGTGACTGCTTATTCTGCTCTTGGTGTGATCCATATCCTTGGAGCAAAGGGCATTATCTATATATCTGCAGTTATGACTGATTAATTTTACAGCCACCTCTCTTTGTAATCAGTTAGGAGTGCACATCAAAATATATTGCATTTTTCAGTAAAGCCTGCTCTTTACTTAGTAACTTATGGGATTAAAATCATTTTATTCTCCTTAAAAAGTGTTTTCATCCATGATGTGATGTGAAAGGTGTCTAGGCATTACCCTGTAGTGGTCTGCAACAGAGAGGAAGATTTTAAATGGCTTAATGGGCCTGATTTTTAGTGGTACTGGTTTCTACAATGTTAATACCCAGCTCACAAAGTAGCCATGAGGACCTGAAGTATGTTTACTGCAAGGTGAAGAAATTCTCAATTGTCAGAGTTTgcaaatttctttctgtttacaAGGGCTTCCCTAAATTtgtgctggcaggcaggaggtCAGTAATGAATCCCAACCCTTCAAAACTGGGCTTTCATGGGGCATTATTACTGTTGCCCAGGCCCTGGGCTAGCTTGTTCTGATTTGAAAGAAGCCAGCCAACAGACACTCCTTCCTCCAGAGAGAAACTTTGGAGATAACTGCAGCAAAGGTGCTTATTtcagccaagggcaggagctACAGTAATGCAGTTCCTTCACTGGATAAATTCCTTTCCTTAACCCTTGCTGTGCTTTTTAATGCAGTGAGGGAGGCTGCCAGAGTCACCTAAAGTCAGTGTGGGGTTTTAGGAAAAGGGTGATGAATTGGCTTTTCTGCTAGTAATTCACATGCTTAAtagcatttaaaaacaaaagtggaTGGCCTGTGGTctggggcagctggagagcttGAGAAagtacatttatatatatatatatatatatatatatggtatTGTGTAGTTAGAGGTATGCTTTATTGTATATGTGCCTTTTCCAAATGCATTTTGGGAGATCCTGATGTCGTCTGTGATATCCTACCAGACCCTTTCAGAATgcacaacaaaaaccaacccaaaggaaacatccctcctcctgctctgcacccTCCTTGGCAGCTCGACCCAGAGAGGGGACCCTGGTCAGTGCTTTGCTGTGAGATTTCCTGGAGTCAGACAGCTTTTAGGAGTGGGAAGGGCTGAAAATTCCCCCAGCCAAGTACATTCCAGCTATCCAGCCAGAGCTGGTCTGCAGCTGGTCCCGGGGAGCACAGCATCCCCAGCACAATGCCAGGACTTGCTGTGGGAGCCCCCAGCTGCACCGTGCCCCACAGAGCCAGGGAAGCTTCTCCTATTTCCTCCCTCTCAGTGCTTTAAGTAAAGCACCCTTGGAAGTGGAATTTGCTCTGCTTTAGAGTTCCCACCTAGGACTGGGAGCAGGCTTTAAAGCACTTGCTTCTTGcttcagcctggaaaaacaAATGTGGCCAGTCCTTTGGAAGTGGTTTGCAAGTTCAGCTGtcatgctgctgccagcccaggaattGGCTCAGAGACCAGAGAAGCTCATCAGCAGGAGGCATTCAGGGGGCTCACgagctggagcactgctgtgaCGAGCACAGAGCCAGTTCTGGGACTTCCCCAGGGGTTGGTGGCCTGCTTTCAGGTGCAGTTGttccccctgcagggctgcagggctgagtgtGCCAGCATagccaaggcagcagggccACCGTGGGCAAGGTGGCTGAGCCAGCAGGCTTTGGGCAgagcctgagcccagcagcagcccagagccacctccTTGGCAGCCAGAGAGGGGTGCTGAGGGGAGCAGCTAGGTAGAGAAGAGCTAGAATTTGCTTCAGAGTGAATAGATTTCCTTTTATCCCACTGATGTGTTCTGAGATGTAAGCAAAGGAGAACATCACTGCTTTCCAGGTTGGTTTCTAATTTGACCTCCTTGTGTCCTTCTCCTACCCAGCTCTGAAATGTGCAGAGGACAGTCAGGAggagggctgggctcaggctttgctgtgctgcatgcttaacaggccaaggaaacagtAAAACCAGTCTCTGTTTAATTCACCTACCTTCCCAGTTGATTGTGCAGATTCCTGGTTCCTGTT
This sequence is a window from Haemorhous mexicanus isolate bHaeMex1 chromosome 26, bHaeMex1.pri, whole genome shotgun sequence. Protein-coding genes within it:
- the IKZF2 gene encoding zinc finger protein Helios isoform X1, with product MEAEAVDGYITCDNDYSPEREHCGMAIDLTSSTPNGQHTSPCHMAGTNSVKLEMQSDEEFDRKPLIHEDIIRAHDGGSSLEDPFIGSNEMVDNRKMQELSSEGGIRLPNGKLKCDVCGMVCIGPNVLMVHKRSHTVGKPHKCNYCGRSYKQRSSLEEHKERCHNYLQNVSLEAAGQVMSHHVPALEDCKEQEPVMDNNISVVPFERPAVIEKLTSNMGKRKSSTPQKFVGEKFMRFGYPDIPFDMNLSYDKEAELMQSHMMDQAITNAITYLGAEALHPLMQHTPSTIAEVAPVISSAYAQVYHPSRIERPISRETADSHENNMDGPISLIRPKSRIQDREGSPSNSCLDSTDSDSSHDDRQSYPGNAALTPKIKPNPAYVKEEAKPLDVTKASKGSLKDMYKVINGEGEQIRAFKCEHCRVLFLDHVMYTIHMGCHGYRDPLECNICGYRSQDRYEFSSHIVRGEHTFR